TGATGGTCACGCCCCAGCTGGTCAAAAAAGACAGCAAATCGCTGCTGCCGCAATCGCCGGCGGGCGAGCGTGTGATATCGCCGCAAACATCGCTGAAGGTGCGCCAGCTGATGGAGCTGACCGTGGCCGAAGGCACGGGCGGCAAGGCGGCCGTCGAAGGATATAACGTGGGCGGCAAGACCGGCACGGCGGAGAAAAACAAGAACGGCCGCTATGACCACAATTCACTGATGTCGTCCTTTATCGGCGTCTTCCCGATCAACGAACCGCGCTATGCCGTGCTGGCGATGATGGACGAACCGAAACCTGCGCCCGACACCTTCGGCTATGCGACCGGCGGCTGGACGGCCGCGCCCGTCGTGGGCCGCGTGGTGGAACAAATGGGCCCGCTGTACCAGATACCGCCGTCGCTCGACACCCGCGCGGAAATCATGGCCGACATGGCCCCATACATCAAGGGAGCGAAGAGTGCGTCTTCTGGAACTGATCGGTGATGCCGACGGGGTGACGGTCAGCAACCGCGCCCGCGCCGCAGAACTGGACATCACGGGGCTTACCGCCGATAGCCGCGAAGTGCGCGCAGGATACCTGTTCGCCGCTTTCCCCGGCAACAAGGTGGATGGACGCGATTTCATTCAGGATGCCATCGCGCGCGGCGCGACCGCCATCCTTGCGCCCGAAGGCCTGTCTGCCGTCGGCCTGTCCGCCGTGGTCGTGACCGACACCAACCCCCGCCAGCGTTTCGCGCATATGGCGGCATCGTATTTCGGGCGGCAGGTGGAAAACGTGGTCGCGGTGACCGGCACCAACGGCAAAAGCTCGACCGTTAATTTCTGCCGCCAGATCTGGCAGTCGATGGACCATGCCGCCGCGTCGCTCGGCACCATCGGCATCATCGCAAATATCGGGAATAGCGGGGGCATCAACCGCGCGGGGTCGCTGACGACCCCCGATCCTGTGACGCTGCATTCCGAAATCGCGGAGCTGGAGGCGGCGGGCGTCACGCATCTGGCCATCGAAGCATCAAGCCAGGGCATGGACCAATACCGCCTTGACGGCCTCAAAATCTCTGCCGCCGGTTTCACGAACCTGACGCGCGACCATCTGGATTACCACGGCACGATGGAGAAATATTTCGATTCCAAGGCGCGGCTGTTCAGCGAAATGATCGCATCCGACGGCATCGCCGTCATCAATGCAGACAGCGATTATGCGGGCAAGGTGCGCGCCATTTGCGAAAAGCGCGGGCTTCGCGTGATCGATTTCGGGCATGCGGCGACAGACATCAAGCTGGTGCGCCGCAAGCCGCTGCCGGGCGGGCAGTTCATGGAATTGCAGCTGTTCGGCGAGCGGTACGAGCTGGAACTGCCGCTGGTCGGCGATTTTCAGGCGGCGAACGCGCTGTGCGCGCTGGGGCTTGTGATTGCGGAAGACCCCGATGACCGCGGCATGCAGATGCGTGCGGTTTACGCGCTGGAAAAACTGCAAAGCGTGCGCGGGCGGCTGGAATACGCGGCCAAGCACCCGAATGGTGCTGCCATTTACGTCGATTACGCGCATACGCCCGACGGGCTTGAAACCATGCTGCACGCTTTGCGCCCGCATACGCAGAACAAATTGCATGTGGTATTCGGTTGCGGCGGCGACCGCGATAAAGGTAAAAGACCGATGATGGGCGAAATCGCCATGCGGCTGGCCGACCGCGTGATCGTGACGGATGACAACCCGCGCACCGAAGACGCGGCTGCCGTGCGCGCCGACATCATGAAGGGCTGCCCCGATAAATTGAAGGTTACCGAAATGGCCGGACGCCGCGACGCCATCCGCGCGGCGGTCGCGAAACTAAGCCCCGGCGATGTGCTGGTGATTGCGGGCAAGGGACATGAACAGGGCCAGATCGTGGGCAAGGAGATTTTGCCGTTCGACGATGTGACCGAAGCGAAGAATGCCGTATTGGAAGTGACGAAATGACAGATAAACCGGTTTTGTGGACATCGACAGACGCCGCCGCCGCTGTGAGCGGCACGGCAACAGCCGCCTTCGAGGCGACAGGCGTTTCCATCGATACCCGTACGCTGAAAAAGGGCGAGCTGTTCCTTGCGCTGAAGGGCGACGCGCTGGACGGGCATAATTACGTCGAAGCCGCGTTCAAGGCCGGCGCATGCGCCGCCGTCGTGGAGGAATCATTCCAGCCGAAAGATGCGTCATGGCCGCTGCTGCGCGTGGCCGACACCACCAAGGCGCTTGAAAACCTCGGCATCGCCGCGCGTGCGCGGTCGAAGGCCGTGATTGTCGGCGTGACCGGATCGGCGGGCAAGACCGGCACGAAAGAGATTTTGTATGTGCTGTTCAGCGCGCTGGGCGAAACCCATGCGAGCAAGAAAAGCTTCAACAACCACTGGGGCGTGCCGCTGTCGCTGGCGAATTTGCCGCTGACCGCGCAATATGCCGTGTTCGAAATGGGCATGAACCATGCGGGCGAAATGACGATGCTGTCGTCATGGGTGAAACCGCAATTCACGCTGATCACGACCATCGAACCCGCGCATATCGAGCATTTCAAGACGGTCGAGGCGATTGCCGATGCGAAGGCCGAAATTTTCACGGGCATGAATGACGACGGCGTGGCCGTGCTGCCCGCCGATAATCCGCATTTCAAGCGGTTGAAAACGGCCGCCGAAAAACAGGGCTTGCGCAAGATTTACGGTTTCGGCGAAGAGGACGAGGACGCGCAGACACGCCTTGTCGATTGCGCGCTTCACGCCGATAGCAGCCGTGTGACCGCCGATATCCTGGGCGAGCGCGTGAAATACAAGCTGGGCATCCCCGGCAAGCATATCGTGATGAACTCGCTGGGCGCGATGACGATCATCAAGGCGGCGGGCGGCAATTTGCAAAAGGCCGCCGAAGCGCTGAAAAACGCCGAAGCGACCGAAGGCCGCGGCAACCGCATTTCGCTGAACATCGCGGATGGACAAGCCCCGCTGACCATCATCGACGAAAGCTATAACGCCAACCCCGCATCGATGGCGGCGGCGTTCCGCGTGTTTGAAATGGCGGCACCCGCAGAAGGCGGACGGCGCATCGCGGTGCTGGGCGATATGCTGGAACTGGGCAAGGACGGCCCGCGCCTGCATGCAGACCTTGCGAACCCGCTGCTGCGCGCAAAAGTGGATTTATTATATTGCTGCGGCCCGCAAATGGACGCGCTGTATCAGGCACTGCCCGAACCGTGGCGCGGCGGGCATGCGAATGACAGCCGCGCGCTGGCGGCGCTGGTCGTGGCGGCCGTGAAGCCAGGCGATGTGCTGCTGGTCAAGGGATCAGCGGGCAGCAAAATGGGATATATCGTGCACGAATTGCAAGTCGCGCGCGACAAGACAAAGGAACAACGCAATGCTGTATAACCTGCTGTATCCGCTGGCGGCGGAATACCAGATTTTCAACCTGTTCAAATACATCACCTTCCGCGCGGGCGGCGCGATGATGACGGCGCTGCTGCTGTGCCTGCTGATCGGCCCGTCCTTTATCCGCTGGCTGAAATCGAAAAAGGCGGAACAGCCGATCCGCAGCGACGGGCCGGAAACGCACCAGAAGAAAAAAGGCACGCCGACAATGGGCGGCCTGATGATTATATTCGCCGTCACGTTATCGACGCTGCTGTGGGTCGACATCAAGAATCCCTATATGTGGGTGGTGCTGTGGGTGTTTATCGGCTTCGGCGTGATCGGGTTTTTTGACGATTACGCGAAGCTGACGAAGAAAGGCAGCAAGGGCGTGCCCGGCAAGCTGCGCTTGCTGCTGGAGGGCGCGATTGCATTGGTCGCCGTGCTGGCGGTGATGAACCTGACGACGGGCGAGCTGGGCAGCAGCCTTGCCTTTCCGTTCCTGAAAAGCACGCTGCTGAACCTTGGCTGGTTCTTTATCCCCTTCGGCCTGTTTGTGATTGTGGGCGGCGCGAATGCGGTGAACCTGACCGACGGCCTCGACGGTTTGGCGATCGGCCCGATCATGATCACGGCGGCAAGCTTCGGGGTTATTTCCTATCTTGTCGGCAACGCCGTATTCGCCGAATACCTGCAGATCCATTACGTGCGCGATTCCGGTGAACTGGCCGTGTTCTGCGGCGCGCTGCTGGGCGCTGGGCTTGGATTCTTGTGGTATAACGCGCCGCCCGCGATGGTGTTCATGGGAGATACAGGATCATTGGCGATGGGCGGTGCCTTGGGCGCGATGGCGGTCGTGACCAAGCATGAAATCGTGCTGGGCATTATCGGCGGGCTGTTCGTCATTGAAACCCTATCCGTTATTATTCAGGTCGTGTCGTTCAAGACGCGCGGCAAGCGCGTGTTTAAAATGGCGCCCATCCACCACCATTTCGAAAAGCAGGGCTGGCCGGAGACGCAGGTGGTTATCCGTTTCTGGATCATCTCGATCATCTTCGCGATGATCGGCCTTGCGACGCTGAAGCTGAGGTAACATGATCGACCTTGGCCCCCTCAAAGAAAAACTGAACGGCAAGCCCATCCTGATCGTGGGCCTGGGCAAATCCGGCATGCCGGTGTTTGACGCGTGCAAAGCCGCGGGTATCGACACCATTTTGTGGGACGACACCCAAGCACAACGCGACGCAGCCGCCGCCAAGGGCGCGGTTGTGAAAGACCCCGCGAATATCGATTTCAACGCCATCGCGCTTGTCTGCCTGTCGCCCGGCATCCCGCTGACGCATCCGGCCCCGCATCCGGTCGTGGAAAAAGCGAAGGCGGCGGGCGTGGAGGTGACAGGCGATATCGAGCTGTTCGCGCGCGCCAAACCCAAGGCGAAAACGATCGGCATCACCGGCACCAACGGAAAATCGACCACCACCGCGCTGATCGGCCATATCCTGAAAGAAGCGGGCGTGCCAAGCGCCGTCGGCGGAAATATCGGCGAAGCGGTGCTGACGCTGCCCGAACTGCCGCAGGACGGCATTTACGTGCTGGAAATGTCGTCCTACCAGACCGACCTTGCCACCACCTTTGCGCCCAATATTTCGCTGCTGGTGAATATCAGCCCCGATCACCTTGACCGCCACGGCGACATGGCAGGATATATCGCCGCGAAGGAACGCATGTTCCGCGGGCCCGGCATCGCCATCGTCAGCATGGACGACGACGGCTGCACCGGCGTGTACGAACGCTTGAAGGCGAAGGCGCAGCGGCGCGTGATTGCGGTATCGGTCGTGCGCCCCCTCACGCACGGCGTGTTCGCGTCGAAGGAAGGCGTGCTGTTCGACGGCAAAAACAAGATCCTCGACCTCAATACCTGCAAAGCATTGCAGGGGCAGCATAACTGGCAGAACGCCGCGATGGCCTATGTGGCCTGCCGTGAATCGGGCGTTGCGCCCGACCTGATCGTGAAAGGCATGCAAAGCTTCCCGGGATTGGCGCACCGCCAGAACATCGTGCGCTTCATCGGCCCCGTTGCCTATATCAACGACAGCAAGGCCACCAACGACCAGGCGGCCGCGATGGCGCTGCGCACCTTTAATCCCATTTACTGGATCGCGGGCGGCAAGCCGAAAGAAGGCGGCTATGCGGATTGCAGCAAATATTTGTCGAATGTGCGCCATGCCTTCCTGATCGGGCAGGCGGAAAATGAAATGGCCGAATGGCTGCAGGGCAGCGGCACGGCCTTCACCCGCTGCGGCACGATGGACAAGGCGGTCGCGGCCGCGCACCAGCTTGCGCAGGAAGAAACCAAGGACAAGGCCGTGGTGCTGCTGTCCCCCGCCTGCGCCAGCATGGACCAATTCAGGAATTTCGAACATCGCGGCGAGGTTTTCACCGAACTGGTGAAGGCGCTGAAGCCCCTGCCCGTCGAGCCCAAAAAATCCGCAACCGGAGGAAAAGCATGATGCAGTCCCGCACCGCCGACAGCAGTTACCAGCGCACCGATAAATCGATTGTCGGGCGGTGGTGGTGGTCGGTCGATCGCTGGACGCTGTCGGCGCTTTTGCTGCTGGTCGTGATCGGAATTGTTCTGGTATCGGCGGCATCGCCGGCGGTGGCGGAGCGTATCCACCTGCAGCCGTTTTATTTCGTCTATCGCCATATCGCCTTCCTGATCCCCGCGCTGGCCATCATGTTCGGCGTGTCGCTGCTGGGACGCAAGATGCTGTGGCGCACGGCGCTGGTTGTGCTGGGCGCGTCGATGTTTTTGATGCTGCTGACACTGTTCATCGGCGTCGAGATCAAGGGCGCGACGCGCTGGATACATATGCTGGGCTTTTCGCTGCAGCCGTCGGAATTCGCCAAGCCCGCCTTTGCGGTCGTCTGCGCATGGCTGATGGCGCGTCATCATACGCAGCCGGGTTTCCCGGGACAGGCGCTGGGCACAGGGGTTTATGCGATGGTGCTGGGCCTGCTGCTGTTGCAGCCCGATCTTGGCATGTCGCTGGTTTTATCGTCCATCTGGGCGGTGCAGATTTTCCTGGCGGGTTTGCCGATGCTGCTGGTGGTCGGCCTCGCGGTGCTGGGCGCGGTCGGCCTTTTCGGCGCATATATGTTCTTCCCGCATGTGGCGAGCCGCATCGACCGTTTCCTTGATCCGTCCAGCGGCGACAATTATCAGGTGCAGAAATCGCTCGACGCGTTTTCAAACGGCG
This sequence is a window from Alphaproteobacteria bacterium. Protein-coding genes within it:
- a CDS encoding phospho-N-acetylmuramoyl-pentapeptide-transferase encodes the protein MLYNLLYPLAAEYQIFNLFKYITFRAGGAMMTALLLCLLIGPSFIRWLKSKKAEQPIRSDGPETHQKKKGTPTMGGLMIIFAVTLSTLLWVDIKNPYMWVVLWVFIGFGVIGFFDDYAKLTKKGSKGVPGKLRLLLEGAIALVAVLAVMNLTTGELGSSLAFPFLKSTLLNLGWFFIPFGLFVIVGGANAVNLTDGLDGLAIGPIMITAASFGVISYLVGNAVFAEYLQIHYVRDSGELAVFCGALLGAGLGFLWYNAPPAMVFMGDTGSLAMGGALGAMAVVTKHEIVLGIIGGLFVIETLSVIIQVVSFKTRGKRVFKMAPIHHHFEKQGWPETQVVIRFWIISIIFAMIGLATLKLR
- a CDS encoding UDP-N-acetylmuramoyl-L-alanyl-D-glutamate--2,6-diaminopimelate ligase → MRLLELIGDADGVTVSNRARAAELDITGLTADSREVRAGYLFAAFPGNKVDGRDFIQDAIARGATAILAPEGLSAVGLSAVVVTDTNPRQRFAHMAASYFGRQVENVVAVTGTNGKSSTVNFCRQIWQSMDHAAASLGTIGIIANIGNSGGINRAGSLTTPDPVTLHSEIAELEAAGVTHLAIEASSQGMDQYRLDGLKISAAGFTNLTRDHLDYHGTMEKYFDSKARLFSEMIASDGIAVINADSDYAGKVRAICEKRGLRVIDFGHAATDIKLVRRKPLPGGQFMELQLFGERYELELPLVGDFQAANALCALGLVIAEDPDDRGMQMRAVYALEKLQSVRGRLEYAAKHPNGAAIYVDYAHTPDGLETMLHALRPHTQNKLHVVFGCGGDRDKGKRPMMGEIAMRLADRVIVTDDNPRTEDAAAVRADIMKGCPDKLKVTEMAGRRDAIRAAVAKLSPGDVLVIAGKGHEQGQIVGKEILPFDDVTEAKNAVLEVTK
- a CDS encoding cell division protein FtsW → MQSRTADSSYQRTDKSIVGRWWWSVDRWTLSALLLLVVIGIVLVSAASPAVAERIHLQPFYFVYRHIAFLIPALAIMFGVSLLGRKMLWRTALVVLGASMFLMLLTLFIGVEIKGATRWIHMLGFSLQPSEFAKPAFAVVCAWLMARHHTQPGFPGQALGTGVYAMVLGLLLLQPDLGMSLVLSSIWAVQIFLAGLPMLLVVGLAVLGAVGLFGAYMFFPHVASRIDRFLDPSSGDNYQVQKSLDAFSNGGLFGTGPAHGQVKLNLPDAHADFIFAVCGEEMGLIAAIMLVCIFGFILLRSVIRVMNSEDLFIVLASGGLLTQFALQSLIHMGSSLQLLPAKGMTLPFISYGGSSLLSLGLAMGMLLSLTRKRTQGSPGANWRGFTLGESNA
- a CDS encoding UDP-N-acetylmuramoyl-L-alanine--D-glutamate ligase produces the protein MIDLGPLKEKLNGKPILIVGLGKSGMPVFDACKAAGIDTILWDDTQAQRDAAAAKGAVVKDPANIDFNAIALVCLSPGIPLTHPAPHPVVEKAKAAGVEVTGDIELFARAKPKAKTIGITGTNGKSTTTALIGHILKEAGVPSAVGGNIGEAVLTLPELPQDGIYVLEMSSYQTDLATTFAPNISLLVNISPDHLDRHGDMAGYIAAKERMFRGPGIAIVSMDDDGCTGVYERLKAKAQRRVIAVSVVRPLTHGVFASKEGVLFDGKNKILDLNTCKALQGQHNWQNAAMAYVACRESGVAPDLIVKGMQSFPGLAHRQNIVRFIGPVAYINDSKATNDQAAAMALRTFNPIYWIAGGKPKEGGYADCSKYLSNVRHAFLIGQAENEMAEWLQGSGTAFTRCGTMDKAVAAAHQLAQEETKDKAVVLLSPACASMDQFRNFEHRGEVFTELVKALKPLPVEPKKSATGGKA
- a CDS encoding UDP-N-acetylmuramoylalanyl-D-glutamyl-2,6-diaminopimelate--D-alanyl-D-alanine ligase — protein: MTDKPVLWTSTDAAAAVSGTATAAFEATGVSIDTRTLKKGELFLALKGDALDGHNYVEAAFKAGACAAVVEESFQPKDASWPLLRVADTTKALENLGIAARARSKAVIVGVTGSAGKTGTKEILYVLFSALGETHASKKSFNNHWGVPLSLANLPLTAQYAVFEMGMNHAGEMTMLSSWVKPQFTLITTIEPAHIEHFKTVEAIADAKAEIFTGMNDDGVAVLPADNPHFKRLKTAAEKQGLRKIYGFGEEDEDAQTRLVDCALHADSSRVTADILGERVKYKLGIPGKHIVMNSLGAMTIIKAAGGNLQKAAEALKNAEATEGRGNRISLNIADGQAPLTIIDESYNANPASMAAAFRVFEMAAPAEGGRRIAVLGDMLELGKDGPRLHADLANPLLRAKVDLLYCCGPQMDALYQALPEPWRGGHANDSRALAALVVAAVKPGDVLLVKGSAGSKMGYIVHELQVARDKTKEQRNAV